The following are encoded in a window of Castanea sativa cultivar Marrone di Chiusa Pesio chromosome 9, ASM4071231v1 genomic DNA:
- the LOC142609261 gene encoding receptor-like protein 47, with translation MPLSLLNLPNLSTLILDNNQLVGPLPNHVSGLLNLNVLSLRSNFLNGTLPSWLFNLPSLVRLNLYDNQFIGEIGEFKPNSLEYLDLSDNKLNGSIPRSLLNLPNLSTLFLDNNQLIGLLPNHVSGLLNLNVLSLSSNFLNGTLPSWLFNLPSLVRLILYHNQFIGEIGEFKPNSLEFLDLSSNKLQGSIPRSLLNLPNLSSLYLDNNQLVGPLPNHVSGFNLIDLFLGSNFLNGTLPSWLFNLPSLVSLCLGGNQFIGEISDFKSNSLEYLDLDQNKLQGSIPRSISRFVNLKYLSLSSNNWSIMLELEMFSKLKNLEHLDFSNNLVGINNNVTYTLPNLYKLNFSSSNISEFPNFLRTATKLQFLDLSNNKIYGQFPRWLGDVGRDSLQFLDLRANLLQGSFPTLSFLSLQYFLVSNNKLTGEIPSLICNASYLDVLDLSHNNLSGIIPKCLAHSKSLTVLDLRMNSLHSTIPATFSTGNRFRNINLNGNQLEGPLPRSLANCRNLEVLDLGSNKINGTFPYWLDGLLNLRVLVIRSNKFQGRIGNPKTKSPFPNLRILDISNNEFNGPLPRKYFKYLKAMTNVEEGKVVLKYMGHGYYQDSMNVMMKGLYIELVRIQTIFTTIDFSNNSFRGEMPKIIGRLKSLKGLNFSHNNLTGYIPSSFGNLNNLEWLDLSFNKLIGEIPRQLADLSWLEVLNLSHNQLIGHIPSGKQFNTFDNGSYTENQGLCGFPLSKTCNSPEAKKPPPLTLQQEDNLEPENGFGWQAVLMGYGCGVIFGMLMGYLMFKFGKPKYIVRMVMLEQHIMLKRLKKNAQRHGGKK, from the coding sequence ATGCCATTGTCACTATTGAATTTGCCCAACCTCTCAACTTTAATCCTTGACAACAATCAACTTGTTGGTCCCCTTCCTAATCACGTAAGTGGGCTTTTGAATCTAAATGTACTCTCTTTACGTTCAAATTTCCTAAATGGGACACTACCATCTTGGTTGTTCAATTTGCCATCTTTGGTGAGGTTAAATCTTTATGATAATCAATTCATTGGTGAGATTGGTGAATTCAAACCCAATTCATTGGAGTATCTTGATTTGAGTGATAATAAGCTAAATGGCTCTATACCTAGGTCACTATTGAATTTGCCCAATCTCTCAACTTTATTCCTTGACAACAATCAACTTATTGGTCTCCTTCCTAATCACGTAAGTGGGCTTTTGAATCTAAATGTACTCTCTTTAAGTTCAAATTTCCTAAATGGGACACTGCCATCTTGGTTGTTCAATTTGCCATCTTTGGTGAGGTTAATTCTTTATCATAATCAATTCATTGGTGAGATTGGTGAATTCAAACCCAATTCATTGGAGTTTCTTGATTTGAGTTCTAATAAGCTACAAGGCTCTATACCGAGGTCACTATTGAACTTGCCCAATCTCTCAAGTTTATACCTTGACAACAATCAACTTGTTGGTCCCCTTCCTAATCACGTAAGTGGTTTTAATCTAATTGATCTCTTTTTAGGTTCAAATTTCTTAAATGGGACACTGCCATCTTGGTTGTTCAATTTGCCCTCTTTGGTGTCATTATGTCTTGGTGGTAATCAATTCATTGGTGAGATTAGTGATTTCAAGTCCAATTCATTGGAGTATCTTGATTTGGATCAAAATAAGCTACAAGGCTCTATACCTAGGTCAATATCTAGATTTGTTAACCTTAAATATCTATCTCTCTCATCAAATAATTGGAGTATTATGTTGGAGTTAGAAATGTTTTCAAAGCTCAAAAATCTCGAACATCTTGATTTTTCAAATAACTTAGTTGGCATCAACAATAATGTCACATATACCCTGCCCAATCTTTACAAGCTGAACTTTTCTTCTTCCAACATTAGTGAATTTCCCAATTTCTTAAGAACAGCAacaaagttacaattcttagacCTTTCCAATAACAAAATTTATGGTCAATTTCCAAGATGGTTAGGAGATGTGGGGAGGGATTCATTACAGTTTCTTGATCTTCGTGCCAACTTGCTTCAAGGATCATTTCCCACTCTAAGTTTTCTTAGTCTGCAATATTTTCTTGTCTCCAATAACAAATTAACCGGAGAAATCCCTTCTTTAATTTGCAATGCAAGTTACCTTGATGTTCTAGACTTGTCTCATAACAACTTGAGTGGCATAATTCCTAAGTGTTTGGCACACTCTAAATCCCTCACAGTGTTGGATTTACGAATGAATAGCCTTCATAGTACCATCCCTGCAACATTTTCCACGGGAAATAGATTTAGGAATATTAACCTTAATGGCAATCAATTGGAAGGGCCATTGCCACGATCTTTGGCAAATTGTAGGAACTTGGAAGTTCTAGATCTTGGTAGTAATAAGATAAATGGAACATTCCCTTATTGGCTGGATGGTCTTTTAAATTTGCGTGTTCTTGTCATAAGATCAAACAAATTTCAAGGACGTATAGGCAATCCTAAGACCAAATCTCCTTTCCCAAATTTGCGAATCCTAGACATCTCTAACAATGAGTTTAATGGTCCTCTGccaagaaaatatttcaaatatttgaaaGCCATGACAAATGTGGAAGAAGGAAAAGTTGTGTTGAAATATATGGGACATGGGTATTATCAAGATTCTATGAATGTGATGATGAAAGGTTTGTATATTGAGTTGGTGAGAATCCAAACTATCTTCACGACCATTGATTTTTCAAACAATAGTTTCAGAGGAGAGATGCCAAAGATAATTGGGAGGCTAAAATCACTCAAAGGGCTCAACTTTTCTCACAATAACCTTACAGGTTATATTCCATCATCATTTGGAAATTTGAACAATCTTGAATGGTTAGACCTCTCTTTCAACAAGCTTATCGGGGAGATTCCTAGGCAACTGGCAGATCTATCGTGGCTTGAAGTTTTAAATCTGTCACATAACCAACTTATCGGACACATACCTTCAGGAAAGCAATTTAATACATTTGATAATGGTTCGTACACTGAAAACCAGGGCTTATGCGGGTTTCCATTGTCAAAAACATGCAACAGCCCTGAGGCAAAGAAACCACCGCCATTGACCTTACAACAAGAAGACAATTTAGAGCCTGAAAATGGGTTTGGTTGGCAAGCTGTATTGATGGGTTATGGATGTGGAGTGATATTTGGAATGTTGATGGGATATCTTATGTTTAAATTTGGAAAACCAAAGTACATTGTGAGGATGGTCATGTTAGAGCAACATATCATGCTTAAAAGGCTGAAGAAGAATGCCCAAAGACATGGTGGAAAAAAATAA
- the LOC142611256 gene encoding receptor-like protein Cf-9: protein MGCLSWKYHVLCLLSVLFHSTPSSLSSSLSSISPCSALLHFNHSLSLAKVASSSFDTFPYYSDYRYYIQMCDNSYPKTASWKEDTDCCTWDGVVCHQTTRHVIGLDLSCSWLSGPIHSNSTLFFLPHLRTLNLAGNCFDPSLISSEFGNFKALTHLNLSYSCFIGKIPDEISHLSSLVSLDLSLNDRLLIETPVWKRVIHNLTQLRELLLDETNMSSIRPNSLMNLSSSFTTLSLHLCYLQGKLQNNILCLPNLQTLDLGENENLDLGSVPKCNWSTSSLKVLDLSSISFSRELLDSISNLKYLKVLALDNCNFTGSIPSLLSNLTQITYLALTANSLRGKIQLPLLNFS, encoded by the coding sequence atgggGTGTTTGAGTTGGAAGTATCACGTTTTGTGTCTACTCTCCGTCCTCTTTCATTCTACTCCATcgtctctttcttcttccttgtcTTCAATCTCACCATGCTCTGCTTTACTCCATTTTaatcactctctttctcttgctAAAGTTGCGTCTTCTTCTTTTGATACATTTCCTTATTATTCTGATTATAGATATTATATTCAGATGTGTGATAATTCATATCCAAAGACAGCCTCTTGGAAGGAGGATACGGACTGCTGTACTTGGGATGGGGTCGTGTGTCACCAAACCACACGCCATGTTATTGGCCTCGACCTTAGCTGCAGCTGGCTTAGTGGCCCCATTCATTCCAACAGTACCCTCTTCTTTCTTCCCCATCTCAGGACCTTGAATCTCGCTGGGAATTGCTTCGATCCCTCCCTAATTTCGTCTGAGTTTGGCAACTTTAAGGCTTTGACTCATCTTAACCTTTCTTATTCCTGTTTTATTGGCAAAATCCCGGACGAAATCTCTCATTTGTCTTCGCTGGTTTCGCTTGATCTTTCACTCAACGACCGGCTTTTAATTGAAACACCAGTATGGAAAAGAGTCATTCATAACCTTACTCAGTTAAGGGAACTTCTTCTAGATGAGACGAATATGTCCTCAATTAGACCAAATTCTTTGATGAATCTATCCTCCTCTTTCACAACTCTTAGTCTCCATCTCTGTTACTTGCAGGGAAAACTCCAAAACAACATCCTCTGTCTTCCCAATTTACAAACCCTTGATCTAGGAGAGAATGAGAATCTTGATTTGGGTTCTGTTCCAAAATGTAATTGGAGCACTAGTTCTCTGAAGGTCTTAGATCTCTCTTCGATAAGCTTTTCAAGAGAATTGCTTGATTCTATCAGCAATCTGAAGTACTTGAAGGTTTTGGCTCTTGATAATTGCAATTTTACAGGGTCAATTCCATCATTACTCAGTAACCTCACACAAATTACTTATTTGGCTCTGACAGCTAATAGTCTCAGAGGTAAGATTCAATTGccacttttaaattttagttga